The Enterobacter asburiae genome window below encodes:
- a CDS encoding phage baseplate assembly protein V, translating into MNTLTSMNGIARAIRNLIRIGVVTDVDLNRGLCRVQTGGMKTTWLNWLTCRAGRSRVWWAPSEGEQVLLLAIGGELDTAFVLPGIFSDDHPAPSGSPDAFHASFPDGAVIEYEPGRGALTVAGIKTADITASESLTATVPEVRVTSTSRITLDTPEVVCTNKLITASLEVQKGGVMAGNIEHSGGKFTSNGVQVDNHTHGSVQSGGSWTKGTQ; encoded by the coding sequence ATGAATACATTAACTTCCATGAACGGCATCGCTCGCGCGATCCGCAATCTTATTCGTATCGGTGTTGTGACCGATGTTGACCTCAACAGAGGGCTTTGTCGTGTCCAGACCGGCGGGATGAAAACCACCTGGCTGAACTGGCTAACCTGTCGTGCGGGACGTTCGCGCGTCTGGTGGGCTCCTTCCGAGGGAGAGCAGGTGCTGCTGCTGGCCATCGGCGGCGAGCTTGATACCGCCTTTGTGCTGCCCGGCATTTTCTCTGACGACCATCCGGCGCCGTCCGGGTCACCTGACGCGTTCCACGCCTCGTTCCCTGACGGCGCGGTGATCGAGTACGAACCCGGGCGCGGGGCGCTGACGGTTGCAGGCATTAAAACGGCCGATATTACCGCCTCTGAATCGCTGACCGCCACCGTGCCGGAGGTGAGGGTGACGTCAACGTCCCGCATCACGCTGGATACGCCTGAAGTGGTGTGTACCAACAAGTTAATTACTGCCTCTCTTGAAGTGCAGAAGGGCGGCGTGATGGCCGGAAATATTGAGCATTCCGGCGGTAAATTCACCTCAAACGGGGTGCAGGTGGATAACCACACGCACGGCAGTGTGCAAAGCGGCGGAAGCTGGACTAAGGGGACACAATGA
- a CDS encoding phage tail protein, with amino-acid sequence MTAKYFAILTNQGAARLANATALGTQLNLTQMAVGDANGTLPTPDPAQTKLVNQKRIAPLNLLAVDPNNTSQIIAEQIIPENEGGFWIREIGLYDDDGILIAVANCPETYKPQLQEGSGRTQTIRMILIVSSTSSISLKIDPSVVLATRQYVDDKVIEVKGYADDQMKKHIAADNPHKQYPLIANALKEIADAGLSAEVLKNLGLGAAKYVTSRGSNANGAWVIWSDGAIEVMGHGVILDNGLATVNYPIALPGISRYISIAERLSADPGTGPNYAHSSMIIDALTTNVGFKARCTMSATGAPSNNGFSWRVYYAPV; translated from the coding sequence ATGACCGCAAAATATTTTGCCATACTGACGAATCAGGGCGCGGCGCGGCTAGCTAACGCGACGGCACTTGGTACGCAACTCAACCTGACGCAAATGGCGGTAGGCGACGCCAACGGAACGTTGCCAACCCCCGATCCGGCGCAGACGAAGCTCGTTAACCAAAAACGCATAGCGCCGCTGAACCTGCTCGCTGTTGACCCAAATAATACCAGCCAGATCATCGCTGAACAGATTATTCCCGAGAATGAGGGCGGTTTCTGGATCCGAGAGATCGGTCTCTATGACGACGACGGCATTCTGATCGCCGTGGCTAACTGCCCGGAGACATACAAGCCTCAGCTGCAGGAAGGCAGCGGTCGCACGCAGACCATCCGCATGATTCTGATTGTGTCGAGCACATCGTCAATTTCCCTGAAAATTGATCCCTCAGTTGTGCTGGCAACGCGTCAGTACGTTGACGATAAAGTTATCGAGGTTAAAGGCTACGCTGATGATCAGATGAAAAAGCATATTGCTGCTGATAATCCGCATAAACAGTACCCATTAATCGCCAATGCGTTAAAAGAAATTGCCGATGCGGGGTTGAGCGCTGAGGTTCTCAAAAACCTTGGTTTGGGAGCAGCTAAATACGTAACCAGTAGAGGAAGTAACGCAAATGGAGCCTGGGTAATATGGTCGGATGGAGCCATTGAGGTAATGGGGCATGGTGTAATCCTTGATAACGGCCTGGCAACGGTTAATTACCCAATCGCGCTACCAGGTATAAGCCGCTATATCAGCATTGCCGAACGCCTTTCTGCCGATCCTGGAACCGGGCCCAACTATGCTCATTCATCAATGATCATTGATGCCTTAACAACAAATGTTGGTTTCAAAGCTCGCTGCACAATGTCCGCAACGGGCGCCCCATCAAATAATGGTTTTTCGTGGAGAGTTTATTATGCGCCTGTTTAA
- a CDS encoding phage tail protein codes for MKCNGAQFSLAQYPKLAIAYPSGTLPDLRGVFIRGWDDGRGIDSGRTILSYAADKLRKHTHALLFGNGDGSQTPAIHEFYRKSSSTTYFAYSGSSGVYLTEEGQNETAPCNVAFNYIVRAA; via the coding sequence TTGAAATGTAACGGAGCACAATTTTCATTAGCACAGTATCCGAAGCTGGCTATTGCTTATCCCTCCGGCACGCTTCCTGATTTACGCGGCGTCTTTATTCGTGGCTGGGATGATGGGAGAGGCATTGATAGTGGGCGTACAATTTTGTCATATGCCGCCGATAAGCTGCGGAAACACACCCACGCGTTATTGTTTGGTAATGGTGACGGGTCGCAAACTCCCGCTATACATGAATTTTATCGCAAGAGTTCATCAACAACCTATTTTGCCTATTCGGGAAGTAGTGGCGTGTATTTAACAGAAGAGGGGCAAAATGAAACAGCGCCTTGCAACGTCGCATTCAATTACATCGTGAGGGCTGCATAA
- a CDS encoding tail fiber assembly protein, with translation MSKAELNSDHIAVVAGDITVFNYDGMTREYISSSVEFLHVGVGIPANSCVDAPGKIKDGFTVCRTNDNKTWEDVADHRGETVYSTRTGEKITITAPGDYPQDTTAQAPSTPYDQWDGSQWLTDPTARHAADVMAAEQTKAVLLAEATAIIAPLADAQAGGYIEDADVPRLTEWQRYRYKLTKVDTSIAPDVTFPPKPEV, from the coding sequence ATGTCTAAGGCGGAATTAAACAGCGATCATATTGCCGTAGTGGCCGGTGATATTACTGTATTTAACTATGACGGAATGACGCGCGAATATATTTCATCATCAGTAGAGTTTTTGCACGTAGGCGTAGGTATTCCGGCTAATTCGTGTGTAGATGCGCCTGGCAAAATAAAAGACGGCTTTACCGTTTGCAGAACCAACGATAACAAAACCTGGGAAGACGTTGCCGATCATCGCGGCGAGACAGTATACAGCACGCGGACCGGGGAGAAAATTACCATCACAGCACCGGGTGATTATCCGCAGGACACCACGGCACAGGCTCCATCTACGCCATATGATCAATGGGATGGCAGCCAGTGGTTAACGGACCCGACAGCGCGGCACGCTGCGGACGTGATGGCAGCAGAACAGACGAAAGCTGTGTTATTGGCGGAGGCGACGGCAATCATTGCACCACTGGCAGATGCTCAGGCTGGAGGCTACATTGAAGATGCTGACGTGCCACGCCTGACCGAATGGCAGCGATACCGATACAAGCTGACTAAAGTCGATACCAGCATCGCGCCTGACGTTACTTTTCCACCGAAGCCGGAGGTGTAG
- a CDS encoding tail fiber assembly protein — translation MKYRYSGDTNSFYPWALIDDYKRANVWPENGADVDEDIFTIYSGTPPEGKTRAPDVNGKPCWIDAPPPSQEEQIFATEFRKAALLTEAAAIIAPLQDAVDLGMATDKETTALSEWKKYRVLLMRVDTTKPVWPTPPASVEK, via the coding sequence ATGAAATACAGATATTCTGGAGATACGAATTCTTTTTATCCCTGGGCATTAATTGATGATTATAAGCGAGCGAATGTATGGCCTGAAAATGGCGCTGATGTAGACGAAGATATTTTCACGATATATAGCGGTACACCGCCAGAAGGCAAGACTCGCGCCCCAGATGTTAATGGCAAACCATGCTGGATAGATGCACCGCCACCATCTCAAGAAGAACAAATTTTCGCTACGGAGTTTCGGAAAGCGGCGTTATTGACGGAGGCAGCGGCGATTATCGCGCCGCTTCAGGATGCTGTTGATTTAGGCATGGCAACAGATAAAGAAACTACTGCACTGTCTGAATGGAAAAAATACCGGGTCTTGCTGATGCGTGTTGATACAACAAAACCCGTATGGCCTACACCTCCGGCTTCGGTGGAAAAGTAA
- a CDS encoding gp53-like domain-containing protein has protein sequence MSYQGYGSNWVKTVGGLIIQKGSLGFGIGSNLSSATFPVAFASGAVVNLTWSDVTSGGAAQGTSMSYGVVVGTQTRTGFQAWMSGAGGFNLSYIAVGY, from the coding sequence ATGAGCTATCAGGGTTATGGCTCTAACTGGGTCAAGACTGTAGGTGGGCTAATTATTCAAAAAGGATCGCTGGGATTTGGCATTGGTTCAAATCTATCAAGCGCTACATTTCCGGTTGCATTTGCCTCAGGGGCCGTAGTCAATCTTACGTGGTCTGACGTCACGTCAGGTGGTGCGGCTCAGGGGACGTCAATGTCTTATGGAGTCGTCGTAGGAACTCAAACCAGAACAGGGTTTCAGGCATGGATGAGTGGTGCCGGTGGATTCAACCTCTCATATATAGCGGTGGGGTATTGA
- a CDS encoding recombinase family protein → MLIGYIRVSTNEQNTALQRDALQRSGCELIFEDKISGKSTNRPGLNRALRQLNAGDTLVVWKLDRLGRSMRHLVSMTEELRQRSINFRSLTDSIDTSTPMGRFFFHIMGALAEMERELIVERTCAGLAAAREQGRIGGRRPKLTQDEWAQAGRLIAAGESRQRVALIFDVGISTLYKKFPATIVGQSLCQRPLDRDG, encoded by the coding sequence ATGCTTATTGGATACATACGCGTGTCAACAAATGAACAAAACACCGCCTTACAGCGTGACGCGCTGCAGCGTTCAGGATGTGAGCTGATTTTTGAAGATAAAATCAGCGGTAAATCGACAAACAGACCGGGACTTAATCGTGCCCTCAGACAACTTAATGCGGGAGATACTCTCGTTGTATGGAAACTCGATCGTCTCGGGCGCAGTATGCGCCACCTTGTTTCAATGACCGAGGAACTACGCCAGCGAAGTATTAATTTCCGCAGTTTGACTGATAGCATTGATACCTCAACGCCAATGGGGCGTTTCTTCTTCCATATCATGGGGGCGCTTGCTGAAATGGAGCGTGAACTCATTGTCGAGAGGACGTGCGCCGGGCTAGCCGCAGCGCGGGAACAGGGACGAATTGGTGGCAGACGCCCTAAATTGACGCAGGATGAATGGGCTCAGGCTGGCAGGCTGATTGCTGCCGGGGAATCCCGACAGCGCGTTGCGTTAATTTTTGATGTGGGTATTTCCACGCTTTATAAAAAATTCCCCGCCACGATAGTCGGACAATCGTTGTGCCAGCGGCCGCTGGACAGGGATGGTTAG
- a CDS encoding phage tail sheath protein has translation MSDFHHGVEVIEINDGTRTISTVSTAIIGMVCTASDADDKTFPLNEPVLITNVQNAIAKAGKAGTLSASLQAIADQCKPVVVVVRVAEGTAETPEEARKQTVSNIIGTTDENGKYTGLKALLTAKTVTGVKPRILGVPGLDSQEVATALAAMCQSLRAFGYVSAWGCKTISEAINYRKNFSQRELMVIHPDFLAWDTTTNATTTAWATARALGLRAKIDQTIGWHKTLSNVGVSGVTGVSASVSWDLQEQATDANLLNQAGVTTLIRNDGFKFWGNRTCSDDPLFVFENYTRTAQVLADTMAEAHAWAMDKPITPTLIRDIVSGINAKFRELKTNGYIVDGSCWYDPESNDATTLKAGKLYIDYDYTPVPPLENLTLRQRITDTYLADLSDSVNS, from the coding sequence ATGAGTGATTTTCACCACGGCGTGGAAGTTATCGAAATCAACGATGGCACCCGCACCATTTCCACCGTCTCGACGGCAATCATCGGCATGGTCTGTACGGCCAGCGATGCTGACGACAAGACATTTCCTTTAAACGAGCCCGTGCTCATTACCAACGTGCAAAACGCGATTGCGAAAGCCGGCAAGGCGGGGACGCTGTCCGCTTCTCTGCAGGCGATCGCCGACCAGTGCAAACCGGTTGTCGTGGTCGTTCGCGTAGCCGAAGGTACCGCTGAAACCCCGGAAGAGGCGCGCAAGCAGACCGTTTCCAACATCATCGGTACCACAGATGAAAACGGTAAATATACCGGCCTGAAGGCGCTTCTCACGGCGAAAACGGTAACCGGCGTTAAGCCGCGTATTCTCGGCGTGCCGGGGCTGGACTCTCAGGAAGTGGCGACCGCACTGGCCGCCATGTGCCAGAGCCTGCGCGCGTTCGGCTATGTCAGCGCGTGGGGATGTAAAACCATTTCTGAGGCGATTAACTACCGCAAAAACTTCAGCCAGCGCGAGCTGATGGTTATTCATCCTGATTTTCTGGCATGGGATACCACCACGAACGCAACGACGACGGCCTGGGCTACCGCCCGTGCGCTTGGCCTGCGCGCCAAAATCGACCAGACAATTGGCTGGCATAAAACCCTGTCAAACGTTGGCGTCAGCGGCGTTACCGGCGTAAGCGCCTCTGTCTCCTGGGATCTGCAGGAACAGGCTACCGATGCGAACCTGCTCAACCAGGCTGGCGTCACCACGCTGATTCGCAACGACGGCTTCAAATTCTGGGGTAACCGAACCTGTTCAGACGATCCGTTATTCGTCTTTGAAAACTACACCCGTACCGCACAGGTGCTGGCCGATACCATGGCGGAAGCGCACGCGTGGGCGATGGATAAACCCATCACGCCAACGCTTATCCGCGACATCGTTTCCGGTATTAACGCCAAGTTCCGCGAGCTGAAAACCAACGGCTATATCGTTGACGGCTCCTGCTGGTATGACCCTGAGTCGAACGATGCAACCACCCTGAAAGCGGGGAAACTGTATATCGATTACGACTACACCCCTGTCCCGCCGCTGGAAAATCTGACCCTGCGCCAGCGCATCACCGATACCTATCTGGCAGACCTGTCAGATTCGGTTAACAGCTAA
- a CDS encoding phage major tail tube protein, translating to MALPRKLKYLNMFNDGLSYMGVVESVTLPKLTRKLEKYRGGGMPGSVSVDLGLDDDALALEWTVGGLPDAALWAQYASPGADSVPLRFTGSYQRDDTGEISAVEIVMRGRHKEFDGGENKQGESGTTKMSTECAYYQLTIDGKEIIEIDITNMVLKVDGVDRLAEHRKAIGL from the coding sequence ATGGCGTTACCACGCAAACTTAAATACCTGAATATGTTCAACGATGGCCTGAGCTATATGGGCGTTGTTGAGTCTGTGACCCTACCGAAGCTTACCCGCAAGCTGGAGAAGTATCGCGGCGGCGGTATGCCGGGCTCGGTCTCTGTCGACCTCGGCCTGGACGATGATGCCCTGGCGCTGGAGTGGACCGTTGGCGGTCTGCCGGACGCCGCGCTGTGGGCGCAGTATGCCTCTCCGGGCGCGGACAGCGTGCCGCTGCGCTTTACCGGCTCTTATCAGCGCGATGATACCGGCGAAATCTCCGCCGTCGAAATCGTCATGCGCGGCCGTCATAAAGAGTTTGATGGCGGTGAAAACAAGCAGGGCGAGAGCGGCACCACCAAGATGTCCACCGAGTGCGCTTACTACCAGCTGACCATTGATGGCAAAGAGATCATCGAAATCGACATCACCAACATGGTGCTCAAAGTCGATGGCGTCGATCGCCTGGCAGAACACCGTAAGGCCATCGGCCTGTAA
- a CDS encoding phage tail assembly protein yields the protein MENINETAMNESENPHIVTLDSPVQRGEQKIEKVTVSKPNAGTLRGVSLASLAQSDVDALIKVLPRMTSPALTEHEVARLDACDLLSFAGKVIGFLSPASAR from the coding sequence ATGGAAAATATCAACGAGACCGCCATGAACGAAAGTGAAAACCCACATATCGTCACGCTTGATAGCCCCGTTCAGCGCGGTGAGCAAAAAATTGAAAAGGTGACGGTTTCTAAACCCAATGCGGGGACACTGCGCGGCGTATCGCTGGCGTCGCTGGCACAATCTGACGTTGATGCGCTGATTAAGGTGCTGCCGCGAATGACCTCGCCGGCGCTGACCGAGCATGAGGTTGCGCGCCTGGACGCCTGCGATCTGCTCTCTTTTGCAGGTAAGGTGATCGGTTTTTTGTCACCGGCTTCGGCTCGCTGA
- a CDS encoding GpE family phage tail protein has product MADIAVIFHWPPSELYSLSVTELLLWREKALQRSGNHHE; this is encoded by the coding sequence ATGGCGGATATCGCGGTGATTTTTCACTGGCCGCCGTCAGAACTGTACTCCCTGAGCGTGACCGAACTCCTCTTATGGCGCGAAAAAGCGCTGCAGCGAAGCGGAAACCACCATGAGTAA
- a CDS encoding phage tail tape measure protein encodes MSNNVSLQELLKAVDRATRPLNALQNASLTLASDIRDAQTALGALDEQAGRINGFRKANARLATTEQSLAQAKQQAAALAVQFKNTQNPSQAQADALTTARKSAADLKLEYNSLRYSLQRQRAELAQAGVNTRTLSSDERRLRTHISEKTQQLNRQRDALARVNQQQERLSTVQNRYESGKRVTARVSQLANAGVGMAKAGFDQTSRFMAPGISFEKQMSAIQANLGLAKGDSRLEAIRQQAREVSARTGVPADTVLRAQTELTRSGYDADGLLAATAPTVNLSLAGSVDAAKAADMIASTQAAYSLADADAGRIADVLTRGFTSSNTSLAEMVAAVTAAAPAADAAGMGLEETTALLGVLAEKGMKGAAAGDALSAMLRHVQTPDAIKAAGTLASAAGDGSLDEKRQQLQGAKGSTALAASVQTDNLDGDINRFQAAWSGLKIDVFDKADGALRNLITTATGWLGTASLWVNANPELTQTLASIVVGAQAFAGVLGGVGTVIGPVLTGVNMVITAAGMLGTVFSVVGGAIMTVLGALSWPVIALGAAIAAGALLIFKYWEPISAFFGGVMEGLSTAFAPLGALFSPVMAVFDSISEKLGGIWQWFTDLITPIKATQETLDGCKNAGVIFGQALGDALMAPLDLFNSLSGKASWLLEKLGIIKNESGDLDAAAAKAEAASSPAGSAYIPGAGISGGRLGYQPTIATGGRSYVDQSKSEYNITLQGGTASGTDLTRQIRETIDNIEQDKARRQQSSFMYS; translated from the coding sequence ATGAGTAATAATGTCAGTCTTCAGGAGCTGCTTAAGGCAGTCGACCGGGCAACCCGACCGCTTAACGCTCTCCAGAACGCCAGCCTCACTCTCGCGAGCGATATCCGCGATGCGCAGACGGCGCTGGGGGCGCTCGATGAGCAGGCGGGGCGCATTAACGGCTTCAGAAAAGCAAATGCCCGGCTCGCCACGACGGAGCAGTCGCTTGCTCAGGCGAAACAGCAGGCCGCGGCGCTGGCGGTGCAGTTTAAAAACACGCAAAACCCCAGCCAGGCGCAGGCTGATGCGCTGACTACAGCCCGAAAATCGGCGGCCGACCTTAAGCTTGAGTACAACAGCTTACGCTACTCGTTACAGCGTCAGCGCGCTGAACTCGCTCAGGCGGGAGTCAACACGCGCACGCTCTCGTCTGATGAGCGTCGTTTACGAACTCACATCAGCGAAAAAACGCAGCAGCTTAACCGACAGCGGGATGCGCTGGCCCGCGTCAATCAGCAGCAGGAGCGGCTGAGTACCGTTCAGAATCGCTACGAGTCAGGCAAACGCGTTACCGCGCGGGTGAGTCAGCTTGCGAATGCGGGCGTGGGCATGGCAAAAGCGGGATTTGACCAGACGTCCCGGTTTATGGCGCCTGGCATCAGCTTTGAAAAGCAGATGTCGGCCATTCAGGCAAACCTTGGCCTGGCGAAGGGGGATTCCCGGCTTGAGGCGATTCGCCAGCAGGCGCGGGAGGTCAGCGCCAGGACCGGAGTACCTGCAGATACGGTCCTCCGGGCACAAACCGAACTGACTCGTTCAGGCTATGACGCCGATGGGCTGCTTGCGGCCACCGCGCCAACGGTCAACCTCAGCCTGGCGGGGAGTGTCGACGCGGCTAAAGCGGCCGATATGATCGCCAGCACGCAGGCCGCGTACAGCCTGGCCGATGCGGACGCGGGACGCATCGCAGATGTGCTTACGCGCGGTTTTACCTCTTCGAATACCAGCCTCGCTGAGATGGTGGCGGCCGTCACCGCCGCTGCGCCCGCTGCGGATGCCGCCGGTATGGGGCTTGAAGAGACCACCGCGCTGCTTGGCGTTCTGGCGGAAAAAGGGATGAAAGGCGCCGCCGCGGGGGACGCGCTCAGCGCGATGTTGCGCCATGTTCAGACTCCGGATGCCATAAAAGCCGCGGGGACGCTGGCTTCCGCTGCGGGTGATGGATCGCTTGATGAAAAACGCCAGCAGTTGCAGGGGGCAAAGGGCAGTACCGCGCTCGCGGCTTCCGTGCAGACCGATAATCTTGACGGCGATATCAACCGATTCCAGGCCGCGTGGAGCGGGTTGAAGATTGATGTGTTTGATAAAGCGGATGGCGCTCTGCGCAACCTGATAACAACCGCAACCGGCTGGCTTGGCACGGCCTCCCTTTGGGTAAATGCCAACCCTGAGCTGACGCAGACCCTCGCCAGCATCGTTGTCGGCGCACAGGCGTTTGCTGGCGTACTGGGTGGCGTAGGCACGGTTATCGGCCCGGTTCTGACGGGCGTCAATATGGTTATTACCGCGGCCGGGATGTTGGGAACGGTATTCAGCGTGGTGGGCGGCGCCATCATGACGGTGCTGGGTGCCCTTAGCTGGCCGGTGATCGCCCTTGGCGCGGCGATTGCTGCCGGCGCCTTACTGATTTTTAAATACTGGGAGCCCATCAGCGCCTTCTTTGGTGGGGTGATGGAAGGGCTTTCGACGGCTTTCGCACCGCTGGGTGCGCTGTTCTCACCGGTGATGGCGGTGTTTGACTCTATCTCGGAGAAGCTGGGCGGTATCTGGCAATGGTTCACCGACTTGATTACGCCGATCAAGGCGACGCAGGAAACGCTGGATGGCTGTAAAAACGCTGGCGTGATTTTTGGTCAGGCGCTGGGCGATGCGTTAATGGCACCGCTCGATCTCTTTAATAGCCTGAGCGGCAAGGCCAGCTGGCTGCTGGAGAAGCTCGGTATTATCAAAAACGAGTCGGGCGATCTCGACGCCGCTGCGGCAAAAGCAGAAGCGGCATCCTCACCGGCGGGCAGCGCTTATATTCCGGGCGCGGGGATCTCTGGCGGCAGACTGGGGTATCAGCCGACCATCGCTACTGGAGGACGCTCTTACGTCGATCAGAGTAAAAGCGAATATAACATCACGCTGCAGGGGGGCACGGCCTCCGGAACGGATCTGACGCGTCAAATCCGGGAGACGATAGATAATATTGAACAGGATAAAGCGAGACGGCAGCAATCCAGCTTTATGTATAGTTGA
- a CDS encoding phage tail protein — MLMVLGLFVFERRTLPYQSMIFTKDYRWASSARIGKPKAWQYLGEGETSFSLSGLLYPELTGGRLSLKAVELMANEGRAWPLIDGTGIIHGMFIIDKVTHTHSDFYSDGIARKIEFTLSLKRVDESLMTTFGDLRTQASELVESARNSIGGLVG; from the coding sequence ATGTTAATGGTGCTGGGTCTGTTTGTCTTTGAACGACGAACCTTACCGTATCAGTCAATGATATTCACAAAAGACTACCGCTGGGCATCCAGCGCTCGCATCGGGAAACCCAAAGCCTGGCAGTACCTTGGCGAAGGTGAGACATCCTTTAGCCTCTCCGGCTTACTTTACCCGGAACTCACGGGAGGGCGGCTTTCCCTCAAGGCGGTTGAGCTGATGGCAAATGAGGGGCGGGCATGGCCGTTGATAGACGGTACCGGCATCATTCACGGCATGTTTATCATTGATAAAGTCACGCACACGCATTCGGATTTTTACAGTGACGGTATCGCTCGAAAAATTGAGTTTACCCTGTCGCTAAAACGCGTGGACGAATCGCTGATGACGACGTTTGGCGACCTGCGAACGCAGGCCTCAGAGCTGGTGGAAAGCGCACGGAATAGCATTGGAGGGCTGGTGGGATGA
- a CDS encoding phage late control D family protein, translated as MITEMNIRAGGKIAPDFMLKLDDRDITQNFSHRLISLTMTDKRGLEADQLDILLDDSDGLLDLPARGARLSLWLGWEGTPLEEKGDFTIDAIHFRGAPDTLTIQGFSADFRGKLNVRREQSWHDTTIGAIVDTIAQRNQLTASVASGLASIAISHIDQSQETDAAFLSRLAERNGAFVSIKAGKIIFMKAGQAVTASGTPLSLMMIERGDGDKHLFSITDRENYSGVTAKWLQTRDPKQQNTQLSINRQSGGQQTEALQHPDAAAPVAGAAGKEQKPQERLVGSAENVFELTTVYASEEQALRAAEAKWRALQRGTVEFSIQLALGRADLFPETPVLVNGFKRVIDEQAWIISEVVHTLNDSGFTTQLKLELNVSDEKFTVDSE; from the coding sequence ATGATCACCGAAATGAATATCCGGGCGGGTGGAAAAATCGCCCCTGATTTTATGCTTAAGCTTGACGATCGTGATATCACGCAAAATTTCAGCCATCGTCTTATCAGCCTGACCATGACCGACAAACGGGGGCTGGAAGCCGATCAGCTGGATATTCTGCTGGATGATTCCGACGGGCTGCTGGACTTGCCTGCCCGGGGGGCAAGGCTGTCCTTATGGCTGGGATGGGAGGGAACCCCGCTCGAGGAGAAAGGGGACTTTACGATTGATGCGATTCATTTCCGGGGCGCGCCGGACACGCTGACCATCCAGGGATTCAGCGCAGATTTTCGTGGAAAGCTAAACGTGCGGCGCGAACAGTCGTGGCATGACACGACGATTGGCGCGATAGTCGATACCATCGCTCAGCGTAACCAGTTGACCGCCAGCGTCGCGTCGGGGCTTGCATCCATCGCCATCTCTCATATTGACCAGTCTCAGGAGACAGACGCGGCCTTCCTCTCCCGCCTTGCTGAACGTAATGGAGCATTTGTTTCAATCAAAGCCGGGAAGATTATCTTTATGAAAGCGGGCCAGGCCGTGACGGCCAGCGGCACTCCGCTTTCCTTAATGATGATTGAACGTGGGGATGGCGATAAGCACCTTTTTTCCATAACTGACCGTGAAAATTATTCCGGCGTAACGGCCAAATGGCTGCAAACGCGTGACCCCAAACAACAAAATACTCAATTGAGTATTAATCGTCAGTCCGGAGGGCAGCAGACAGAAGCACTGCAGCACCCGGATGCCGCCGCACCGGTAGCGGGAGCAGCAGGCAAGGAGCAGAAACCGCAAGAGAGGCTGGTGGGATCGGCGGAGAACGTATTTGAGCTCACCACTGTTTATGCCTCTGAAGAGCAGGCGCTCAGGGCTGCAGAGGCGAAGTGGCGCGCGCTTCAGCGGGGAACCGTAGAGTTTTCCATCCAGCTTGCCCTGGGACGCGCCGATCTGTTCCCCGAAACGCCGGTGCTGGTAAACGGTTTTAAACGCGTCATCGACGAGCAGGCGTGGATCATCAGCGAGGTGGTGCATACCCTCAACGATAGCGGATTTACCACGCAGCTTAAGCTTGAGCTGAACGTCAGCGACGAAAAATTTACTGTTGATAGTGAGTAA
- a CDS encoding ogr/Delta-like zinc finger family protein — protein sequence MFHCPKCKHSAHARTSRYLSENTKERYHQCTNVDCSCTFVTMESVERLIATPGASERVRTASLNHG from the coding sequence ATGTTTCATTGTCCTAAGTGCAAGCACTCTGCGCATGCGCGTACCAGTCGCTATCTAAGTGAAAATACCAAAGAGCGCTATCACCAGTGCACCAATGTGGACTGCAGCTGTACGTTCGTGACGATGGAGTCCGTGGAGCGCCTGATCGCGACCCCGGGCGCCTCTGAGCGTGTCCGAACGGCTTCGCTGAACCACGGTTAG